The following are encoded together in the Thalassolituus oleivorans MIL-1 genome:
- a CDS encoding alpha/beta fold hydrolase: MESSDLNPNIWRGQQQWFHWQDIKVNYHQAGSGPDVLLLHGISGNSWDWHSLWPLLTQQYRVTALDFVGCGDSDKPFPYDYNIHTQCELLTDLLTHLNIEDIHIVGHDYGALIALSLAQECAVINTMTLIAPRLPPSLARWPLLERLLATPIGPALVPFINEKRFMHYMQRQTGPYSRLSTQFLRDTWQLLRVHDGLRALPELLHCRYYETDWLSTLPILLIDGEYDRMAVKALPAGLSNVTHLQLSTGHFPHLEDPQNLLDLILHFLRSHSSKSITSILDDQDQSE, from the coding sequence ATGGAAAGTTCTGACCTCAATCCCAATATTTGGCGAGGCCAACAGCAATGGTTTCATTGGCAAGATATCAAGGTTAACTACCACCAAGCCGGTAGCGGCCCAGATGTATTGCTACTACATGGAATCTCTGGCAACAGCTGGGATTGGCATTCACTATGGCCGTTACTAACTCAGCAATACCGAGTTACCGCACTCGATTTTGTCGGTTGTGGCGATTCTGATAAGCCCTTTCCCTACGATTACAACATCCACACTCAGTGCGAACTGTTAACAGATTTATTAACTCATCTAAACATTGAAGATATTCATATCGTCGGGCATGACTATGGCGCTCTGATTGCACTATCGCTAGCACAAGAGTGCGCGGTGATTAATACCATGACGCTGATCGCTCCCCGCCTGCCACCATCGCTCGCTCGTTGGCCTTTGCTGGAGCGATTACTGGCAACGCCAATCGGTCCTGCTTTAGTACCCTTTATTAATGAAAAGCGCTTTATGCATTATATGCAAAGGCAAACAGGCCCTTACAGCCGACTATCAACACAATTTTTACGTGATACATGGCAGCTGCTCCGCGTTCATGATGGTTTACGTGCTTTACCTGAACTACTTCATTGCCGCTATTATGAAACCGATTGGCTAAGTACTCTTCCTATCCTACTGATTGATGGTGAGTATGATCGTATGGCCGTTAAGGCTCTTCCGGCTGGGCTAAGTAACGTAACCCACTTACAACTGAGCACCGGCCATTTCCCTCACCTCGAAGATCCACAAAACTTGCTGGATTTAATCCTACATTTTTTACGCAGCCATTCATCTAAATCGATTACCAGTATTCTGGATGATCAAGATCAATCAGAGTAA
- a CDS encoding pseudouridine synthase — MELEFLYLDDDLVVINKPSGLLVHRSEIDRHETRFALQLVRNQLGRRVYPVHRLDKPTSGVLAFARSPEIASLVADQWRERDVEKHYLAITRGYMPEFIHLDYAMAPPVDKYAKHERVRPEQEAITDFSCLATVEIPVEIDKYPQSRYSLVDCRPHTGRKHQLRRHLKHLAHPIIGDARYGKGRHSRYFRDQLNAPRLLLHAWQLNMVHPTSGEELVFTAPLDGIWRQLCERFNWLDALPGSLQSTLDIPPHPSLDQFLLHSEEDENS; from the coding sequence ATGGAACTCGAATTTCTTTATTTAGACGATGACCTTGTTGTTATTAACAAACCCAGTGGCTTACTCGTTCATCGCAGCGAAATTGATCGCCATGAAACCCGCTTCGCATTACAGCTCGTTCGTAACCAGCTGGGCCGTCGCGTATATCCAGTACATCGCCTTGATAAGCCGACATCGGGCGTATTGGCTTTTGCTCGTAGTCCAGAGATCGCCAGCTTGGTTGCCGACCAATGGCGCGAACGCGATGTCGAGAAACATTACCTCGCCATTACCCGCGGCTATATGCCGGAATTCATCCATCTAGATTACGCCATGGCTCCGCCAGTTGATAAATACGCCAAGCACGAGCGTGTCAGGCCAGAGCAAGAAGCCATTACCGACTTTAGTTGTTTAGCAACCGTCGAGATTCCTGTAGAAATCGATAAATATCCGCAATCACGCTACTCCCTAGTCGATTGCCGACCACACACTGGCCGTAAGCACCAACTACGCCGTCACCTAAAGCACTTAGCACATCCAATTATAGGGGATGCACGCTACGGTAAAGGGCGTCACAGCCGTTACTTCCGCGACCAACTCAACGCCCCTCGCTTATTGCTGCACGCATGGCAGCTCAATATGGTGCATCCGACGTCAGGAGAAGAATTAGTATTCACAGCACCACTAGATGGAATCTGGCGTCAGCTATGCGAACGATTCAACTGGCTTGACGCATTACCTGGATCTCTACAATCCACATTAGACATTCCTCCACACCCTTCTTTAGACCAATTTTTATTGCATTCAGAAGAGGATGAAAACAGCTAA
- a CDS encoding DsbC family protein: protein MKKTLIAAALGLLIGATANAEMTLKDAAEAKLVAAFGPDLKVREVAQLAKGQVLEVVLIDGSVMHMTPDLSYFTYRDELYELTARGAKSVTESRQEPMRAASLAAVPDRDTVVFPAKGEEKAMINIFTDIDCGYCQKLHTEIPRLNELGIKVRYLAYPRSGIKDRETGQLTSSYEKINYVWCQADRGTAMTDMKTTQRALNITGQRLSKASSPDQASTLEGEYRALQSQMTAMLASSKDCHSPIAVQYELGQSVGVTGTPAIITEQGSLIPGYMPADDLAKRLGVL from the coding sequence ATGAAAAAGACCCTGATTGCCGCTGCGCTTGGACTATTAATTGGTGCAACGGCAAATGCTGAAATGACACTGAAGGACGCAGCAGAAGCCAAATTGGTTGCTGCTTTCGGACCCGACCTAAAAGTCCGGGAAGTAGCGCAGTTGGCTAAAGGCCAAGTACTAGAAGTGGTATTAATAGATGGCAGTGTCATGCATATGACGCCGGATTTAAGCTACTTCACTTATCGCGATGAATTGTATGAGTTGACCGCTCGTGGCGCTAAGAGTGTTACTGAATCTCGCCAAGAACCGATGCGCGCAGCGAGTTTGGCGGCGGTACCCGATCGTGACACAGTGGTCTTCCCGGCTAAGGGCGAGGAAAAAGCCATGATTAACATCTTCACGGATATTGATTGTGGTTATTGCCAAAAGTTACACACCGAGATTCCACGTCTAAATGAACTAGGTATTAAAGTTCGCTACTTAGCCTACCCACGCTCTGGTATTAAAGATCGTGAAACGGGGCAATTGACGTCATCCTACGAAAAAATCAATTACGTTTGGTGCCAAGCTGATCGCGGCACCGCGATGACTGATATGAAAACTACTCAGCGCGCTTTGAATATCACTGGCCAGCGCTTGTCTAAGGCGAGTAGTCCAGATCAGGCCAGCACTCTTGAAGGCGAGTACCGTGCATTACAATCGCAAATGACAGCAATGCTTGCGTCTAGCAAAGACTGCCATTCTCCGATTGCTGTCCAATATGAGTTAGGTCAGTCGGTTGGTGTCACGGGTACGCCTGCCATTATCACAGAACAGGGCAGTCTCATTCCTGGTTATATGCCAGCAGATGATTTAGCGAAGCGATTAGGCGTTTTATAA
- the rplS gene encoding 50S ribosomal protein L19 produces MSSKNTIIQQIENAQLKEALPAFGPGDTIVVQVKVKEGTRERLQAFEGVVIGKRNRGLNSAFTVRKISHGVGVERTFQTHSPLVDSVEVKRRGAVRQAKLYYLRERSGKSARIKEKL; encoded by the coding sequence ATGAGCAGCAAGAACACAATCATTCAGCAGATTGAAAATGCACAGCTGAAAGAAGCACTTCCAGCATTTGGCCCTGGCGACACTATCGTTGTACAGGTAAAAGTGAAAGAAGGTACTCGTGAGCGTCTACAGGCGTTCGAAGGTGTAGTAATCGGTAAGCGTAACCGCGGTCTGAACTCTGCTTTCACAGTGCGTAAAATCTCTCACGGTGTTGGTGTAGAACGTACTTTCCAGACTCACAGCCCATTGGTTGATAGCGTTGAAGTGAAACGCCGTGGTGCGGTTCGTCAAGCTAAGTTGTACTACCTGCGTGAGCGTAGCGGTAAATCTGCACGTATCAAAGAAAAGCTTTAA
- the trmD gene encoding tRNA (guanosine(37)-N1)-methyltransferase TrmD, with product MWFGVVTLFPEMLQALTDQGVSGRAVKQDRVQITCWNPRDFAHDNYQTVDDRPYGGGPGMLMKIQPLRDAIHAAKAAAGDGAKVIYMSPQGRKLDQQGVLELAQQDKLILVAGRYEGIDERLIEHEVDEEWSIGDFVLSGGELAAMTLMDAVIRLVPGVLGHDQSAQQDSFMEGLLDCPHYTRPEDYEGQLVPEVLLSGNHEKIRQWRLKQSLGRTWERRPDLLDALELTNEQQKLLTEYLNEREAPSSDC from the coding sequence GTGTGGTTTGGAGTTGTGACTCTGTTTCCGGAAATGCTGCAAGCGCTGACTGACCAAGGTGTTAGTGGGCGTGCGGTAAAGCAAGATCGGGTACAGATTACGTGTTGGAATCCTCGTGATTTCGCGCATGATAACTATCAAACCGTGGACGATCGTCCGTACGGTGGTGGACCAGGAATGCTGATGAAAATTCAGCCTTTACGGGACGCTATCCATGCAGCTAAAGCAGCTGCTGGAGACGGTGCTAAGGTGATTTATATGTCACCGCAGGGCCGTAAACTGGATCAACAAGGTGTGCTTGAATTAGCGCAACAAGATAAGTTGATTTTAGTAGCCGGACGGTACGAAGGCATTGATGAACGTTTGATTGAACATGAAGTCGACGAAGAATGGTCTATCGGTGATTTTGTGTTGAGCGGTGGTGAGTTAGCCGCGATGACGTTAATGGATGCCGTGATTCGATTAGTGCCTGGTGTGTTAGGGCATGATCAATCAGCCCAGCAAGACTCCTTTATGGAAGGCTTGTTGGATTGTCCACACTATACTCGCCCCGAAGATTATGAAGGGCAGTTAGTACCCGAAGTACTACTTAGTGGTAATCACGAGAAAATCCGCCAATGGCGCTTAAAGCAGTCATTGGGCCGAACCTGGGAACGCAGACCGGACTTACTGGATGCGCTGGAACTGACAAACGAGCAACAAAAGTTATTGACAGAGTATCTGAATGAACGCGAAGCGCCTTCATCAGACTGTTAA
- the rimM gene encoding ribosome maturation factor RimM (Essential for efficient processing of 16S rRNA), with the protein MSEENISVLGKVSTAFGIKGWIKVFSYTDPVTNILDYPIWQLKIQGRWKEFKVLQGKAQGKGLVAQLEGINDRDQALAIAKAEIAVPTEALPELEEDEHYWFQLEGLKVVNTDGVWLGQVKELFESGGGNQVMVIKPCEGSVDQRERMLPYVDQFVLEVDLDRAEIQVDWDPDF; encoded by the coding sequence GTGTCTGAAGAGAACATTTCAGTATTAGGAAAGGTCTCAACGGCATTTGGTATTAAAGGTTGGATCAAAGTGTTTTCATACACTGATCCGGTCACCAACATTCTGGATTACCCCATTTGGCAACTTAAGATTCAAGGCCGGTGGAAAGAATTCAAAGTGCTGCAAGGCAAGGCGCAGGGCAAAGGGTTAGTTGCACAATTAGAAGGTATTAACGATCGTGATCAGGCTCTAGCCATTGCTAAAGCTGAGATTGCAGTACCGACTGAAGCACTACCTGAACTTGAAGAAGATGAACATTATTGGTTCCAGCTGGAAGGGTTGAAGGTGGTAAACACCGACGGCGTGTGGCTGGGCCAGGTTAAAGAGCTTTTTGAATCTGGTGGTGGCAATCAGGTTATGGTGATCAAACCTTGCGAAGGCAGTGTTGATCAACGTGAGCGGATGCTTCCTTATGTGGATCAATTTGTTCTAGAGGTGGATTTGGATCGCGCTGAGATTCAAGTTGACTGGGACCCGGATTTTTAA
- the rpsP gene encoding 30S ribosomal protein S16 encodes MVVIRLARGGSKKRPFYHINVADARSPRDGRFIERVGFFNPVARGQEEALRLDLERVDYWLSKGAQPTERVEKLVKDLKKAQA; translated from the coding sequence ATGGTAGTTATCCGTTTGGCCCGTGGCGGCTCTAAAAAACGTCCTTTTTATCACATTAACGTAGCTGATGCCCGCTCACCACGTGACGGTCGCTTTATCGAGCGTGTTGGATTTTTCAATCCAGTTGCTCGTGGCCAAGAAGAGGCCTTGCGTCTGGATCTTGAGCGCGTTGACTATTGGTTGAGCAAAGGTGCACAACCAACAGAACGTGTTGAGAAATTGGTTAAAGATCTCAAGAAAGCTCAGGCTTAA
- a CDS encoding MFS transporter has translation MTSCQAQVGQTVEPGMRLLSLVTELIWIDTNFKETQVANMHVGDVATIHVDGLDGKKFNRHVDSFFAILASLACSSAWNLDSMIVFRVLQGFTGGALIPMAFTLIVTLLPAEKRPIGMALFGVTATFAPAIGPTLGGWLTEVFSWHYIFYLNVIPGLDFSVVFISFRSQAVGE, from the coding sequence GTGACTAGTTGCCAAGCACAAGTAGGTCAGACAGTTGAGCCGGGTATGCGTCTATTAAGCCTAGTGACTGAGCTTATTTGGATTGATACCAACTTTAAAGAAACTCAAGTTGCTAATATGCACGTGGGTGATGTCGCGACTATTCATGTCGATGGCTTGGATGGTAAGAAATTCAACCGTCATGTCGATAGTTTCTTCGCTATTTTAGCGTCGCTTGCCTGCTCATCCGCATGGAATCTCGATTCAATGATTGTCTTTCGGGTATTGCAGGGTTTTACCGGCGGTGCACTGATTCCTATGGCCTTCACTCTCATCGTTACTTTGCTACCAGCCGAAAAACGACCGATTGGCATGGCTTTATTTGGCGTTACCGCAACGTTTGCTCCCGCGATAGGCCCGACATTGGGTGGTTGGTTAACTGAAGTCTTTAGCTGGCACTACATCTTTTACCTGAATGTGATTCCTGGCCTTGATTTCAGCGTCGTGTTTATTTCTTTTCGCTCGCAAGCAGTTGGCGAGTGA
- a CDS encoding Na/Pi cotransporter family protein — MNYSFFDFLQLIGALGIFIFGMKIFSEGLQNIAGSRLKGILSGMTRNRFTGVLTGFGTTAITQSSTTTTVMAVSFVNAGLLTFVESTGVIMGANIGTTITAWIVALFGFKMKITPIAIAMIGIFFAFLFSKNSRWRNIAETMVGFGILFIGLEFIKNGVPDIRSNPEILAFLDMFTGYGYFSLVLFVIIGTVLTLLMQSSSAATAVTLVMLFEGWISFPIAAAMVLGENIGTTVTANLAAMVGNVHAKRAARFHFLFNIIGVIWMMASIYFVLDAIDWAVQTFTNNPISVLSDDPGARSNATLALSLFHTSFNVLNVIILFAFVPQLVRLVEYLQPDSGSDEDNFHLRYISAGVMTSPNLSIEQAQKEIQQFADVLEKMHDSVNELLFDPKAAREKLMERIQKYEQATDQFEIEISDYLVSISERTHLEHDLTERMRFMQTMINDMERIADIYFQISKLLERMHETKSAWPEVATAEIERMMIAVRDVITNMHLNVAMDPQEVDLDHAIVLENEVDKLRDEYRGNHYVRLENGDYSPRAGVTFIDVLNRLERIADHVLNVNESAAGRRLKAMRILGQNR; from the coding sequence ATGAACTACTCCTTCTTCGACTTCCTACAATTGATAGGAGCTTTAGGAATTTTTATCTTCGGTATGAAGATTTTCAGCGAAGGTTTGCAAAATATTGCAGGCAGTCGCTTAAAAGGAATTTTAAGTGGCATGACCCGCAATCGCTTTACCGGCGTTCTGACAGGCTTTGGTACTACCGCCATTACTCAATCGTCCACCACTACCACGGTTATGGCGGTCAGCTTTGTTAACGCTGGCCTACTAACGTTTGTTGAATCCACTGGTGTGATTATGGGTGCCAACATAGGCACAACGATTACCGCCTGGATTGTTGCCCTATTCGGCTTCAAGATGAAAATCACCCCGATTGCCATTGCCATGATCGGTATTTTCTTTGCTTTTCTATTCTCCAAAAACAGCCGCTGGCGCAACATTGCTGAAACTATGGTTGGCTTCGGTATTCTTTTTATTGGCCTTGAGTTCATTAAAAATGGCGTACCGGATATTCGTAGCAATCCTGAGATCCTAGCGTTTCTCGATATGTTTACTGGCTACGGCTACTTTTCCTTAGTTTTGTTCGTCATTATTGGCACCGTACTTACGCTGCTCATGCAGTCATCCTCCGCTGCAACCGCTGTAACTCTGGTGATGCTGTTCGAAGGATGGATCTCCTTTCCGATTGCAGCGGCTATGGTACTGGGTGAAAACATTGGTACTACCGTTACCGCCAATTTAGCGGCTATGGTCGGCAACGTTCATGCTAAGCGAGCCGCTCGATTCCACTTTCTGTTCAATATCATTGGCGTGATATGGATGATGGCATCGATTTACTTTGTACTTGATGCCATCGACTGGGCGGTGCAAACCTTTACCAACAACCCAATATCCGTGTTAAGCGACGACCCAGGAGCACGTTCCAACGCAACCCTAGCTCTCTCTCTATTTCATACCTCCTTCAACGTATTAAACGTCATCATTTTGTTCGCTTTTGTGCCACAACTCGTGCGCCTAGTAGAATATTTGCAGCCCGATAGCGGCAGTGATGAAGATAATTTTCACTTACGCTACATCAGCGCAGGGGTTATGACCTCACCTAACCTATCAATTGAACAGGCGCAAAAAGAGATTCAGCAATTTGCCGATGTGCTCGAAAAAATGCACGACTCTGTTAATGAGTTGTTGTTCGACCCTAAGGCCGCACGCGAAAAATTAATGGAACGCATTCAAAAATACGAGCAAGCAACGGATCAATTTGAAATCGAAATTTCCGACTACCTCGTTAGCATCAGTGAACGCACCCACCTAGAACACGACCTCACTGAACGTATGCGTTTCATGCAAACCATGATCAATGACATGGAGCGCATCGCAGACATCTATTTCCAGATTTCAAAGCTGTTAGAACGCATGCACGAAACCAAGTCTGCCTGGCCAGAAGTTGCGACCGCAGAAATCGAACGAATGATGATTGCGGTGCGCGATGTCATCACCAATATGCACTTGAATGTGGCCATGGATCCGCAAGAAGTCGATCTCGACCATGCCATTGTATTAGAAAATGAAGTAGACAAACTGCGCGACGAATATCGCGGTAATCACTATGTTCGCTTGGAAAATGGAGATTACTCGCCTCGTGCCGGTGTTACCTTTATTGACGTACTGAATCGTCTAGAGCGTATTGCTGATCATGTTTTAAATGTGAATGAATCCGCAGCAGGCCGCCGCTTAAAGGCCATGCGTATTCTTGGACAAAACCGCTAA
- a CDS encoding ion transporter has protein sequence MITIQQIQERSIALRDNRTFEMLVVGVIILSALLIGAKTYPIPSAVTQIILWLDVGITFLFLFEIIVRFIAEPNKKRFFHNGWNVFDTLVVVVSLIPIDNSDMALVGRLVRVFRVLRMVSIIPELRTLLNSLVRALPQLGYVVLLMFIIFYIYAAVGATFFAEINPVLWGDISISLLTLFRVMTFEDWTDVMYETMAVYPLSWSYYLTFIFFTAFAFLNMVIGIVVNVLEDEHAKERAEKAEEDGSATLNELRDEIQELKALIINLKK, from the coding sequence ATGATAACTATTCAGCAGATACAAGAACGCTCCATTGCACTGCGTGACAATCGCACTTTCGAGATGCTGGTTGTCGGCGTCATCATTCTCTCCGCCTTGTTGATTGGCGCAAAAACCTATCCAATCCCTTCAGCTGTCACCCAAATTATCCTCTGGCTAGATGTCGGCATTACCTTTCTGTTTCTTTTTGAAATCATCGTAAGGTTCATTGCAGAGCCGAATAAGAAACGATTTTTCCACAATGGCTGGAACGTGTTCGACACTCTCGTTGTTGTCGTCAGCTTGATACCTATTGATAACAGCGATATGGCCTTAGTTGGCCGTTTGGTGCGCGTATTCCGCGTACTACGAATGGTCTCTATCATTCCTGAGTTGCGTACCCTACTTAACTCCCTTGTTCGCGCTCTGCCACAGCTGGGCTATGTCGTACTGCTCATGTTCATCATTTTTTATATCTACGCAGCCGTTGGTGCCACCTTCTTTGCCGAAATTAACCCGGTATTGTGGGGCGATATCAGTATTTCTCTACTTACGCTATTCCGTGTAATGACCTTCGAAGACTGGACTGATGTGATGTACGAAACCATGGCAGTCTACCCTTTGTCATGGAGCTATTACCTAACATTCATTTTCTTCACTGCGTTTGCCTTTCTCAATATGGTGATAGGTATCGTCGTCAATGTATTAGAAGATGAACACGCAAAAGAACGAGCGGAGAAAGCCGAAGAAGACGGCAGCGCTACATTGAATGAATTAAGAGACGAAATTCAAGAACTAAAAGCTCTAATAATAAATCTCAAAAAATAA
- the tnpC gene encoding IS66 family transposase, whose translation MKTPPADHLPDDIVALKQQLLAQSQLLQSQQNQLEKKEQLIHHHQVLLNKKQSRIQFLEEQIILFKQRQFGKSSEKSDQQAELFDEVEHENDASAPEIAESIDAEVSTAESASDAVSSAPKKASGRKPLPAVLPRVRIEHDLAEVDKRCECGCVKTCIGEDTSEQLDIIPAVVQVLVHARKKYACKACENGVHIAELPKQPLPKSNASPGLLAHIAVAKYQDGLPLYRMETIFKRMGIHLPRNTLANWMIKSSECLQPLYNLLNDQLLDSDYIHMDETRVQVLKEPDKTAESLSYMWVRKTGDREHPIILFDYASSRRTDVAASLLGDYQGYLQTDDYAGYHRIGQQEGVTALGCMAHARRKFIEAQKVSPSPKGKVSKADMAITMIKGLYAIEASIKDQSAEQKYQIRQEKSLPQLNKLRAWLDKALQQTLPKGKTGEALAYLDKNWDKLTVYISDGRLNIDNNPVENAIRPFAIGRKNWLFSDSQRGAKASAMLYSIIETAKANGLEPYAYLRTVLTRLPHCETVEDIEKLLPENIELAVI comes from the coding sequence ATGAAAACACCACCGGCTGATCACTTACCTGACGATATTGTTGCGCTAAAACAACAGCTTTTAGCGCAGAGTCAGTTATTGCAATCGCAACAGAATCAGTTGGAAAAAAAAGAACAATTAATTCATCACCATCAAGTACTGTTAAATAAAAAACAATCACGTATCCAGTTTTTGGAAGAACAGATCATTCTGTTTAAACAGCGTCAGTTTGGTAAAAGCAGCGAGAAGAGTGATCAGCAAGCCGAATTGTTTGATGAAGTCGAACATGAGAATGATGCCTCTGCTCCTGAAATCGCAGAGTCCATTGATGCAGAAGTGAGCACCGCAGAATCAGCCTCTGATGCTGTATCGTCTGCGCCTAAAAAAGCCTCCGGCCGTAAACCTCTGCCTGCGGTATTACCGCGAGTACGTATCGAACACGATCTTGCTGAAGTCGATAAACGTTGTGAATGTGGCTGTGTAAAAACCTGCATCGGTGAAGACACCAGCGAACAACTGGATATTATTCCTGCTGTGGTTCAGGTGCTCGTTCATGCCCGCAAAAAATACGCGTGTAAGGCCTGCGAAAACGGCGTGCACATTGCTGAACTTCCGAAACAACCGCTTCCTAAGAGCAATGCCAGCCCAGGCTTACTCGCCCACATTGCGGTTGCCAAATATCAAGACGGTTTACCTCTCTACCGGATGGAAACCATTTTCAAACGAATGGGCATTCATTTACCGCGTAACACCTTAGCCAACTGGATGATCAAAAGCAGTGAATGTCTGCAACCGCTCTATAACCTGCTGAATGATCAACTTCTGGATAGCGACTACATCCACATGGATGAAACTCGGGTGCAGGTGTTAAAAGAACCGGATAAAACGGCCGAAAGTCTCAGCTACATGTGGGTCCGAAAAACCGGTGATCGAGAACATCCCATCATCTTATTTGATTACGCGAGTAGTCGACGTACAGACGTTGCAGCCTCGCTATTAGGCGACTATCAAGGCTACCTGCAAACTGATGATTACGCGGGTTATCACCGAATTGGGCAGCAAGAAGGCGTCACAGCATTAGGCTGCATGGCTCATGCTCGTCGTAAATTTATCGAGGCGCAAAAAGTCAGCCCTAGCCCGAAAGGGAAAGTCAGCAAAGCCGATATGGCGATCACCATGATCAAAGGGCTTTACGCTATCGAAGCTAGCATCAAAGACCAATCAGCCGAACAAAAATATCAAATTCGACAAGAAAAAAGCCTTCCCCAGCTCAATAAACTCAGAGCTTGGCTGGATAAAGCGTTGCAACAGACCCTGCCTAAAGGAAAAACGGGCGAAGCGTTAGCCTACCTTGATAAAAACTGGGATAAGCTCACGGTATACATCAGCGATGGCCGACTGAACATAGACAACAACCCAGTCGAAAATGCCATCAGACCGTTTGCGATTGGACGCAAAAATTGGCTGTTTAGCGATAGTCAACGTGGTGCAAAGGCCAGCGCCATGCTGTACAGCATAATAGAAACCGCCAAAGCGAATGGACTCGAACCCTACGCGTATTTACGTACGGTACTGACGCGATTGCCGCACTGTGAAACGGTGGAAGATATTGAAAAACTGCTGCCGGAAAATATAGAACTGGCGGTTATTTAA
- the tnpB gene encoding IS66 family insertion sequence element accessory protein TnpB (TnpB, as the term is used for proteins encoded by IS66 family insertion elements, is considered an accessory protein, since TnpC, encoded by a neighboring gene, is a DDE family transposase.), with product MLRPSASVQVYLYAGAVDMRKSINGLSALIEQELELNPMINALFVFCNRNRDKVKLLYWERNGFVLWYKRLEKQRFKWLKPTDTASLCIDGYQLNLLLDGLDIFNNKPHETLFYSAIN from the coding sequence ATGCTTCGGCCTAGCGCATCGGTTCAGGTGTATTTATACGCAGGCGCGGTGGATATGCGCAAGTCGATTAATGGCTTGTCCGCTCTGATTGAGCAGGAGTTAGAACTCAACCCCATGATCAATGCGCTGTTCGTCTTTTGTAATCGTAACCGCGATAAAGTTAAGCTACTGTACTGGGAGCGCAATGGCTTTGTGCTGTGGTATAAGCGGTTGGAAAAGCAACGCTTTAAATGGCTAAAGCCGACCGACACTGCATCCCTCTGTATTGACGGTTACCAACTGAATTTATTGTTGGATGGACTGGATATTTTTAATAATAAACCGCATGAAACGCTATTTTACTCTGCTATAAATTAA
- the tnpA gene encoding IS66 family insertion sequence element accessory protein TnpA, producing the protein MTKSEQWQQHLNLWHASGLSQVAFCQQHNIAVHNFQYWRKRLSPKTELTKTKALIPITLTSSAPARLRLGSQVLIELPTEALPDLLVALNDRGLLYASA; encoded by the coding sequence ATGACCAAATCGGAACAATGGCAACAACACCTTAATCTCTGGCACGCCAGTGGATTATCGCAAGTTGCCTTTTGCCAGCAGCACAACATAGCCGTTCATAATTTTCAGTATTGGCGAAAACGTTTGTCGCCCAAGACCGAGTTAACGAAAACCAAGGCTCTGATCCCTATCACACTGACGTCCTCGGCTCCGGCACGACTACGATTGGGCTCGCAGGTGTTGATTGAACTGCCAACCGAGGCTTTACCCGATCTCTTGGTGGCTCTTAATGATCGAGGACTTTTGTATGCTTCGGCCTAG